Genomic segment of Ammospiza nelsoni isolate bAmmNel1 chromosome 2, bAmmNel1.pri, whole genome shotgun sequence:
AAATGGCTTAAAAGGAGAATTTGTCCTTGCAGTTGATCCAAGCCCAGGagagaacaaatatttttgacaCCTATACTAGAGGTCAATAATAAAGTGCCAAGTTTGAAATCAAAACTTACTGTTCTCAACATCTCATTAATTGACCATCATCTCCTGTTGAAATTTCATTAGTGCCAATTAAGACCAGATTGATGAGAAGTATTTGATTTACACTTTGATGATAAACAATTACAAGAATTTAACAACTGAAGAACAAACACATCTTCTGCTTTCAGAATTGCAGAAAAACAATGACAAATCTTCAAGAATGAGCACTCCAACTCAAAGTTCTGCATAAGGCAGTTGCAGTACcttgagaaaaaaagagggggaaaaatgaagTTTGAACATTAGGATTTATATCATCAAagacttaaaatatatttctaccTCATCCTCAAAAAAAGGTGAGATGAAATGACCCTGGTGCCTAAAAATAAAAGGCCTCCAAGCAGTTTGAGTCTTTACTGCACAAACAACTATAAAACAGATGCTGCTGCACAGATCTTTGCCAGCTCTCAGTAACACAGGTACATTCCTTCATTTATTTCCCATTCCCTATATATTCAAAGCTTTAGGGATGTGAGAGTATATCCAGTAATTTCATTGCTGTTGCTGAATTCCAAAGTGTTGCAAGAGAGGGACTGTATTTTTAGTGCTCTGTTTAAGTTCAGTGGTTCTTAAGATCATACCAGCTGGCAACCACACAGACCTCGTCACTTGACAGACTTGTTAGCCTATCTGAGATagatacaaaataaaaagtaaatagtAAAATATACAGGTGTAATTGCAGCAATTCAGCTTTCCTCCTACTCATCTGCCTTTAAATGCTGTGTTACTGCTGGGGTGCTGCATTCAAGCTTTCTAAACACAACACCATGGCCAGGATCAGCAGGATCACGTATGCACAGCTGTTTCCTCAGCTCAAACACAATTCACCTTTAGAACTACTCTTCAATATTCAGAGGGAGGCACAAAAAAAGGTCCCTGCACAGTCTCATTCCCAAATGAGACACATCTTCAGCTCCAACCCAAAGTGGTTTAAATCGACCACATCCCCTATATCAAGGAAAACTCCAGAACTTGGAAACACAGACCAAAGGGCAGAAAGCAacagctgctgcctgtcagCATTGCAGCAGCAATGGCAAAGTTGTacccacacacagctctgagccACTGCTGCTTGTGTTGAGCAGTTCAGAACAAGGCTGGTAACTTCTTACTTTCAGAGATGCTGAACCTACTACACTTGCTGATCAGTCTGCaatctttatttcctttcagaCTTCAGCAGATTATTTCCACAAAAAGACCATGTTCACTGATATTTTAGCAGGCACCAGCTCAGGGagagccttctcctccctgctcaggatAGGTTTTACTCTTTCTTCCCCTCTGGGATCACTGAAGCTGTGGAAGTTCAAGAAAGATGCCAGTTTTGCATTCCGAttgaaaattgttttaataCTATAAAACTCATTTGTTCACATATTTTGTACAAAAGATTAGTTGTTTTCTCTTAATTACAGGAGGATCATTTCAAGCTTGAGAATTCAGCTAAGTAGgtccaaaacaaaacaagactgGGTTCTACTGGTTCTGGAGGGTCCCAATTCAGCTCACCCAAGGTCTCTTTCCAGTTTGGCTCTCACAGTTATGGACCACCTTGATGGAAAATGCCCCACATCATCATTGACTCTTTGGAGGCTTGTAGTGAATTCGGCACCGCTCATTAAATACCTGAGACACCAAAACAGAAGAGCAAAAGTGAATCAGCCCCATCCAGGAAATAAGCAGAACTTCACAGACAGTTCAGGCAATTACCTCAACTACCTGGGCACCCATCTCaagctgcccagctctgaggtATCAATAAATAATACTTACCAACACATCCATCTTCATTCACCTTCACTCCTGGCTTTAGTAAATCCAAAGTTTGCAGCCTGATGTTGGGAGACTGCACAGCACTAAGTGTTCTCCCTCAGAAAATGCAGACTCTTAATCCTGGTAGGCTGTTATCATCAAAAATGCTGatgcctttttgtttttaaaagagagGGAAATAATCATGGGAAGACTCCTGAATGGTTGTGTTCTGTTGGGTTCATTCTGGCATTCAAATTTGGGTGCTGTATTCCTGTCTTTCCTGAGCAGGCACATTTTACATTGGCATGACAGCCAAGAAGAGGGGCAAGGGCTCCTGAAAGCCACATGCACActtccagtgctctgcctgcctgtgccAACGCTGCCAGCACTTCCTGCAAAGGGCACAGCACTCCTGCCTCACTCACCTCTGGCACCTTCTCTGGGTAAAATTTAGCTTCCAGAACTGGATACTGAGGATCGTGTATATTTAGCTTGAactgctgccagcctgccctAAGGAGGGCCAGGAAATGTGACTATTTAAAGAAAGGCAGCTTGaatgcaaagcaaaacacacaGGCTCCCACCAAGGCTGCAAGTGCTCTTCACAAGCCATTTAGTTATTTATCAGTTTTTATCCCAACTTGCCCAGCACAAGTCCTGAAAGCAACACAAGCATCACCTGACACCAAGCTGAGGCTCTGGCAGGTGTTGGTTGTCCCACCAGCATTGCCACAAGAGCATATTTTGCTGTCCAGGGATTTGGCAGATCCAAGTGTCTGTGATCATCAGGATATGAAGTTTCATGGACTCTCCCATGGGCTTTATGTGCAAAGTGAGTGATCTTGTAATTTTGGGGAAGTTATCCAACACTTTATATAAATACACAGTTTCAAGCTCTATCTTCCTAGAATTTACAACAGCAGATCTTACTCACAGTTCAGAACCTATGGCAACTTCAGCAAAAGTGAAGCCTGGAGCACACATTAGTTACAGCATTGCTTCTCAACAATTTTGAAGCAATTTTCAACTacctttcaaattttatttaaaaaaatagacatGGATTTCAAACTGCCTCATACTGCAGAAGACAAAAGCTGTAATATAGTTTCTTTCACACACAGAAATGTGCAGTCATTATGTTACCACATGGAATGGACACCTCTGGAAGAGTTCAGATGAGGTAAAGGTTTGAGATCAGTGATAGGAGGAAACTGTAGAAATTAAGAGCAACAGCATCAAGTCCTATTCAGAAACATTTTACACTAAACAAATCAAACCGTTTTTTGTCTATTGTCTGTTAATGACATTTTAATGGCATGTATGTCTAAAAGAGTTCTGGAAATACTCTCTAAAGCACTGCAAGGGTCTATAGCATCAAACAACACACCAGCTTGCTTTCCATCATGTTAACTTTCAAAGTATCTTCAACAGTAACCCCACAACCTGTGGCAGGAAGATCAACACTGCAGTCTTACTAACACTGCCTCCTACTTTTAGGATCATTGGCTTAAATCCACTGGTCTACCTGTGAAGTGCTGTTCtcattttcagacatttttcaggaaaagcaaTGGCTGAGAAATGTTAAATTCATGTTACTAGGCAAAAGTTTAATTTTGCTGGCTTTTACATATTTGTACAAACCACTCCAGCAATAAAGTCCAATCTGGAAGTGCTGGACAGAGACTAATGCAAGTGTCTTGTTTGAAAGTCAATTCCTTGTTTGGTATCATTGAAATTGCATGAGCATTTCTCTAAAGTAGCATCCTTCTGTATGCCACTATGCTACAGTCAGCCAGtgtttaaaaatctgtttcctAATCAGATTTTTCCAAATAGTTTTCGGTTGTTCAGGATTAATGGAAATACACAAATGTACTTCGCAACAAAAGTCTACAACAGTAAAACACCAGCCTGCACACCAATATTCACTCCCATGTAACAAATTGCATTCAGTCTGCAACCATGACTGGCTCTAATTGACATTTTAACAGGCAGCTAAAGGAGACATTTATGTGTATATTCAGAGCACAgtacagcagagctggagataaaacccagaaatatttatCTCTTCAAGCTCCACTGTGAACACTGGCTGAGGAATACACTAGCAGGCTAAAGTACCCCTGCACCATGCATACCTCACTGTTTATAAACTCTCCATCTTCAGGAAAAATTAGACAGTTCTGCCACCAGTAAAAGCTTAATGCAGCTACAAGAAACCTCTGGGATCATTACTAAATTTGGTGCTTCAGAATGAAGATTAGGGTGAGGGCTGTTCTCCTACAGCAGAGTAGCTGTAAAATATTTGCCCCTGGTGACCTGCAGGCTGTTGCTGCTAAGGCTGTGGCATTGATTAGTCAGATCTGAGTGGGtttaaaattaaactgaagcgcatgctttgcttttttgggACAGTACAGAGATGTGCTGATGGCAAAGCATACGCAGGAAACTGTGTAAATGCTCATTTCATCAGCCTGCACTGAGGTTACTGATGAACACCCTGGACATAAAGCTGCATTGGTTTTACACTGGTAATCTAATCTAGGGGCTAAAATCATGAAGTAGGGATTACAAAGGAAGGTGCAGCTAGTACTGGCTATTTGCAAAATTCCTTTTTGCATTTAGAGGGGGAGAGAGGTTCTTTGCAGTATTGAAAGCTCTGAAAGACTTCATCAAACCAGAAAAGCATCTGGTGATGCCAGATGTGAAATGCTGCAGTGACACAATACAGCCACCTCAGAACTGAAGCTCAGTGTTAAAATCACCAGACAGACTTCGGGGCCATCAGTCCAGAGGGTGATCTGCACCCTCTGCTGACACAGGAGAGCAACGGCAAGGCTGCCCTTTGCACCAGGGAGTGTCTGTTCAGGCCTGAAGAAACTCCACCAGGAAAAGGTTCAGCTTCTACAGCCTcaccctccctgggctctgctgagtTGTGATCAGCGCCAGATACAGGTAAATGTGAAAGACCCTTCTCTCTGACATTGTTAGAGGCTCTAAAAAGCTTTTCAGAGAAGTCACCACAGAAAAGCCTACAAAGTGCTCAGTCGCTggcaaggaggaaaaagggaCACAGGGAATAATCCACAGTCCATGCTAAATCAgatgcttttctttccctggcaGTGCAACTGAAAAGTTTTGATCTCTGCATCCAGAACTCTGAAAATGACTGACTTGAAGCATttcccccagcagtgccctcaTCTATTTCTAGTTAAGTTTCTTCACAAGGCACCAGTCCCACCCTCCAGTGCAGGACTGTCTGTTGGGATAGAACATCATCACTATTAAATGACCGAGTACCTTCCAGCTTCTGTCGTTTACCACTTCTTCAACATTGAGCTCCGACTGCATCAATTTCAACTGCAGAAAATAACAGACACAAGGGTTATTGTCAAACAGGTCTCCCTGCAGCCTTCAGTATTTATTACAAGTGCAACTTTCCAGCACCCAACCCCAGCAGCAGGTGCACACCTCCTGTGATGGTGCAAACCAAAGGGCACAATGTGTAATCACCCTGGGAGCCCGGCCCTTCCAGCCAGCCAGTGctcagggcacacacaggtctgcaagggcacagggaaggcagaCTCACAAAGCAAGCCTGGCAGTAGATCCTCATTACTTATGCTCTATTCCTAAATAATACCCATCCAGATTTGCTAGCAATTAACTGATTAACACTGATGGCTTCACAGGCACAAATAACTGCACCTAATGCAagcactgagcacagggaatgccagggctggggttagCTCTGCAGCCTTGAGTTGCCACTCTTGCATTATTAGAGTCATATATGAAGCTGGCATCAAAGCCAGGAATCCAGCTAGGATTCTGGATTTAAAACTAAGGTTATGAACAGACCCTCTCTGCTTCATTTGCTACCTACTCAGTGCACTGACCAAAAAGGGTCTGCAGTGATCACGTGTTGTTTATGCTGTCTGAACCACTTAATATTTCATGTCATCACGGCAGGACAAACCAGCTCTACACAGATGCAAAAGCTCTGGCAAGAACTACCACCAATACAAAGTTCTTGACCACTCACTTGACCTGTGAGAAGGGCAAGAATCTCTTTGTTTCACACCTATTATTAACCCCAAGGGCCAGGTGTGACAGTTGTCTTTGGGTAATTTGGTCCTGAGGCAATAGTAGGAGATTTAAGAACCATCTACCATTTTGCCCAAATTTAAGATGCATTCTTGTTGGAGTCTTTAACACAACAGACAAAGAGTCAGAGTTTATCCATTTTCAATACATGGTTCCAATTAGAGGCCTGGTGAACAGGTGCAAGCCAAGACAACAATCCCACTAAAAACCTTCCAAGTAAGATATCCAGGGACACAGAGTTGCTACAGCTGTTGGATGTACTTCTCCCAAATCAACAGGACTTCAATCTGTTTGAAATAACAATCCAGCATCCAGAGTGACTTATCCATAAAATGGATAAGTCTATAAAATAAACACTCAGAGGATCTTAAGTAGTTCAAAGAAACTACTACTCCAAGTTTTCTCATTCAGGGACCTAGAAGTAATAATTTTGCACAAACTCCTCCAAGTTTTACAACTAGAAGGACGAGAGAAACACAGAACAAGGAAAAAGAGATCTGTAGTGCAAGCAAGTGAAGAGATATTTGAAATTCCCACTCTTAAAACTAGAATGTGTTCTGTCAAGATAGCTTTTCTGACTTGTAGAAAAAACACAACTCTCTGTGTTTTggaaagccaaaaaaaaaaaaaaaaaagcagggggATCACACCTCATATGGTCCAAGTACAAATCTGAGGTGATCTCattaaaaaattctgaaatgtttCTAAGTCATGGAATGCTTTTAACAGTTGAAGCCACCTCCAATCATTACACATTTTAATTGTGATCCTCCCAGTGTTTTCAGTGGGAGATTTCAGGCTCAGTAACTAAATGACTTAAAGAACTGGCTCTGCTAACAAAATTTGTAGAAAATACTAAGCAACCACGCCAGTTTTCCAAACTAATATCCATGCCTGTTAGCAGCTCAGTAAGTGAGGCTTTAATAATAAAACTGCTCGTCTGACACATGGCTCTCTCAGTATCCTTTTCCTTACAAAAGGGGCCCTGGAAGTGAGGTGAGAACTTCAGTGGGGTTCCCTTCTCCACTTGTGATACTCAATCCCCCTGGTCACTCTGCTTAAGTACTTCCCATCCACAGGCCAGAAAGTTGAGAGGGCATTTGCACATTAGCATTCCATAGGCAAACCCAGAAGTCTCTCTCATACACCATGACAAGGTACTCCAAATATTAATCCAATATCCAGAATCCAGTATTTGGAAATACCAAACAGCAAAAAGGTTGTGTAAGTGGAATTCAAGGTTGCCTGGGAGCATCTTGTAGAGAACAAGCATTTTGTAGGAAAAGTTAAGCTGTGCCTCAGTGGTGTCAGTCAGTGAAGGTTAGAATCCACCATGGGAAAGAATGTGTGCTTTTCTACAGCATTCATGTAAAAGAATCTCGGAAATGCTCCAGTTGCAGAATAAAAGCAGCTCTCTGCCTTTGGGGAGACCTTGGGAAAATAATTCTGACAAGACCCAACAAGAGCCAACGAGAACCTTGGAAAAAACTGCTTGACTCAGGATCCACTTCAGGTTCTCTCCATCACACTGGTCCTTCTATTTGGGAAAGATATCCACTTCTTCCTCTATAAATGATCTCTCAAAGGCTGCACCCACCACTCACCTTTGTCTGCTCTTTCCTGAGTTGCTTTAATAATGTTGCATCTTCATGggccttttccctctcttctttgagGGTTTTCACTACAGCGGAAGTCTGAGAGATGCAGTCTTTGATGATTCTTTCTCTCTTGGTGTGAGCATCCATCAACTAAgtggggagaaaaggaaagtcACAGTGACTCATCAGAGAATAAAAACCTCCTAGTTGTAAGTTTAAAGAGACACTTTCTAAAGTCACGGTATTGCTGTGCCTACAGAAATCCCTTTGAATTCATAATCCACATTGTGGGAAACAACACTGCTTTGAGCAGCAACTACTCTCAGCTTAGACTATCCTATCATTCTTGCTCTTACCAAGTCGATCAAAAGTCAAAGGCAAACATGAGGAgtcttgcagagcagcaggaaaagcaagaaCCCTTTTTAAAAGATCCTTGAAGGATCAGTATTGCAGAACAAAGAACTTCCCTGCATGGTTTTAAACGGAAGCAGTGTGTGGAGACGTTGAGCGGGACAGTTAAGGATGCACAAAGCAGGATCTACCAAGGCAGTGTTTCCTCAGACACTGAGGATGTTTTAGTGGCCACTGCACACGACAAAGCAGCGGGAAGGGAGCTGAAAGTGAAGGTGAGCACACTCACAGACTCGTACAGCTCTTTACACGTCTGGCCAGGATCAACTTTCCCCACAAAGGAAGCTGTTGGAATCGTAGTGTTTAACTCATGAACAATTCTATCATCGATTGTCCTCAtcaccctgagcagctcctgtattaaaagaaagagagagataCTTGGTTATATCCCTCAGAAAAGCCTATTACAAAAAATTAGCATAGTCGAGCATTTTAATAGAAACTAAATAGGATTCCTTACAAAGAGTTAGAAGCACACCAAAGGAGCAACCCCACATGCAGGAGTATGTGATGCAAACCACGGCATCCTTGGCAGCAAAGGCCAGAGCAGAGGTGAGTTACTGATGCCCCCTGAAgtcccctggccctgcaggcagcatggACAGGCTGAGGAGCCTCTGCAAAAGTCCCCATCCCCACTTCCACACAGGAAACCGGGCACAACCTGCACCAAAACGGCAAACTTGAATAAAACCCCCACCATTCCGGGGGGCGTGAAGCTGAGCTGGGCGAGGTTTAGGTGGGGTCTcgggaaaaagtttttcacccagagggtgtttgggcaccGGAACAGGTCctcagggcagtggtcacagcaccaagcccgACAGAGTTCAAGATGTGTTTGGGCAACACCCTCAGGAACATGGTGCGAcccttggggtgtcctgtgcagggccaggagccgGACTCGGTATTCCTGAGGGTCCCGAGCTACTCAGGATATTCTGAGAGTCCGTGTTCAAGGCACAGGCCGGGCTGGGCCCCGCTCGCAGCGCCGAGGGCACGGGTGGCAGCCCCGCTCCCTCGAACGCCGCGCAGGCGCCCGCGGAGCTCCCGCCGCCCGCGTGGCTCCCGCGCCGCGAGCGCTGTCCCGGGAACGGGACCTGCGGGGAGGGGGAGGTGCGCGGCCCCGCTGCTGccggagggaaggaagggaaggggggaAGGCCGGACCTGCTCCCTTCCCGCCGCATCCCGCCGGCCGCCAGCAGCGGGGTGACCTCGCGCACGGGGCGCGTGCTCCCGCGGGGCCGTTCGccgggaggcggcgggagcgcgcaGGGCGCGGGagggggaggcggcggcggcagcgcccggcccggcccggcccggcccggctcggccccgcccgccccgcgcggCTCACCTGGAACTCGGCGAAGTCCTCGCAGATCGCGGCTCCGCTGGGCGCCGCCATCCTGGATCGGCCGAGGGAGCCGCGGCGCCCAATCCGGCGGGGAGCCGGGATGACgcgcggggcggagcggggcgggacCCGCCGGAGCGCGGCCCCCGGCGCAGCGGCCCCCAGTCGGGCATCTCCACCGGCAGCGGCCTCGCGGCCCCTTCGCCTCCCGCAGCCGCTGCCAGAGCTCCGGCCGCCCCCACCGGAGGCGGCGCCGAccccggcggccccgggcgCCCCGCGGCGCGGCTCCCTCCAATCgcgggcccggggcggggccCAGCGGTGACATTGAGCGGCGCCCAGCGGGCCTAGGCAGCGCCATGTGGGGCCGCGCCGGTGAGTGAggcgggcagggagggagggaggcggGGAGAGACCGAGCCCGCGGCCGAGCCGGGGCTGCCGCCGCTTCGCCGCCTCCCCGGGAGCCCGAGCGGCCGGGCCCGGAGCGCGGAGGGGCGGCCCCGGCCGGCGCTgcggcgggagcggagccgAGCGTGAGGGGCCGTGTGTGAGGGACTGGCGTCCgaaacagggacaggagtggggcCGTGCCCGGGTGCTCCAAAGAGCTTGAAAAGGGGCCGGCTCCGTTGGGGGTGTCGCCCCTAAATGTAAATTCCTGGTTTTCCAGAGCGGGAGCGTGTTATTTCTCGAAAGTAAAGGGCCGTAGGAGAGACACCTTCCGACAGTataacaaagtaaaaaaataactttttttttttattttttaaagtgccCCTTTTGCCTTTCTGAGTTAGTTTGGTTGACGTTTTTCCCCGaacttttttattatattaattaatgcATTATAAGCGCCTTCTTTGGAGTATGTGTTCGTATATAAGGTGCCCT
This window contains:
- the MIX23 gene encoding protein MIX23 yields the protein MAAPSGAAICEDFAEFQELLRVMRTIDDRIVHELNTTIPTASFVGKVDPGQTCKELYESLMDAHTKRERIIKDCISQTSAVVKTLKEEREKAHEDATLLKQLRKEQTKLKLMQSELNVEEVVNDRSWKVFNERCRIHYKPPKSQ